A genome region from Macaca fascicularis isolate 582-1 chromosome 3, T2T-MFA8v1.1 includes the following:
- the LRRN3 gene encoding leucine-rich repeat neuronal protein 3 encodes MKDMPLRIHVLLGLAITTLVQAVDKKVDCPQLCTCEIRPWFTPRSIYMEASTVDCNDLGLLTFPARLPANTQILLLQTNNIAKIEYSTDFPVNLTGLDLSQNNLSSVTNINVKKMPQLLSVYLEENKLTELPEKCLSELSNLQELYINHNLLSAISPGAFIGLHNLLRLHLNSNRLQMINSKWFDALPNLEILMIGENPIIRIKDMNFKPLINLRSLVIAGINLTEIPDNALVGLENLESISFYDNRLIKVPHVALQKVVNLKFLDLNKNPINRIRRGDFSNMLHLKELGINNMPELISIDSLAVDNLPDLRKIEATNNPRLSYIHPNAFFRLPKLESLMLNSNALSALYHGTIESLPNLKEISIHSNPIRCDCVIRWINMNKTNIRFMEPDSLFCVDPPEFQGQNVRQVHFRDMMEICLPLIAPESFPSNLNVEAGSYVSLHCRATAEPQPEIYWITPSGQKLLPNTLTENFYVHSEGTLEINGITPKEGGLYTCIATNLVGADLKSVMIKVDGSFPQDNNGSLNIKIRDIQANSVLVSWKASSKILKSSVKWTAFVNTENSHAAQSARIPSDVKVYNLTHLNPSTEYKICIDIPTIYQKNRKKCVNVTTKGLDPDQKQYEKSNTTTLMACLGGLLGIIGVICLISCLSQEMNCDGGHSYVRNYLQKPTFALGELYPPLINLWEAGKEKSTSLKVKATVIGLPTNVVKTTN; translated from the coding sequence ATGAAGGACATGCCACTCCGAATTCATGTGCTACTCGGCCTAGCTATCACTACACTAGTACAAGCTGTAGATAAAAAAGTGGATTGTCCACAGTTATGTACGTGTGAAATCAGGCCTTGGTTTACACCCAGATCCATTTATATGGAAGCATCTACAGTGGACTGTAATGATTTAGGTCTTCTAACTTTCCCAGCCAGATTGCCTGCTAACACACAGATTCTGCTCCTGCAGACTAACAATATTGCAAAAATTGAATACTCCACAGACTTTCCAGTAAACCTTACTGGCCTGGATTTATCTCAAAACAATTTATCTTCGGTCACCAATATTAATGTAAAAAAGATGCCTCAGCTCCTTTCTGTGTACCTAGAGGAAAACAAACTTACTGAACTGCCTGAAAAATGTCTGTCAGAACTGAGCAACTTACAAGAACTCTATATTAATCACAACTTGCTTTCTGCAATTTCACCTGGAGCCTTTATTGGCCTACATAATCTTCTTCGACTTCATCTCAATTCAAATAGATTGCAGATGATCAACAGTAAGTGGTTTGATGCTCTTCCAAATCTAGAGATTCTGATGATTGGGGAAAATCCAATTATCAGAATCAAAGACATGAACTTTAAGCCTCTTATCAATCTTCGCAGCCTGGTCATAGCTGGTATAAACCTTACAGAAATACCAGATAATGCTTTGGTTGGACTTGAAAACTTAGAAAGCATCTCCTTTTATGACAACAGGCTTATTAAAGTACCCCATGTTGCTCTTCAAAAAGTTGTAAATCTCAAATTTTTGGATCTAAATAAAAATCCTATTAATAGAATACGAAGGGGTGATTTTAGCAATATGCTACACTTAAAAGAGTTGGGGATAAACAATATGCCTGAGCTGATTTCCATCGATAGTCTTGCTGTGGATAACCTGCcagatttaagaaaaatagaagcTACTAACAACCCCAGATTGTCTTACATTCACCCCAATGCATTTTTCAGACTCCCCAAGCTGGAATCACTCATGCTGAACAGCAACGCCCTCAGTGCCCTGTACCATGGTACCATTGAGTCTCTGCCAAACCTCAAGGAAATCAGCATACACAGTAACCCCATCAGATGTGACTGTGTCATCCGTTGGATTAATATGAACAAAACCAACATTCGATTTATGGAGCCAGATTCACTGTTTTGTGTGGACCCACCTGAATTCCAAGGTCAGAATGTTCGGCAAGTTCATTTCAGGGACATGATGGAAATTTGTCTCCCTCTTATAGCTCCTGAGAGCTTTCCTTCTAATCTAAATGTAGAAGCTGGGAGTTATGTTTCCTTACACTGTAGAGCTACTGCAGAACCACAGCCTGAAATCTACTGGATAACACCTTCTGGTCAAAAACTCTTGCCTAATACCCTGACAGAAAATTTCTATGTCCATTCTGAAGGAACACTAGAAATAAATGGCATAACTCCCAAAGAAGGGGGTTTATATACTTGTATAGCAACTAACCTAGTTGGCGCTGACTTGAAGTCTGTTATGATCAAAGTGGATGGATCTTTTCCACAGGATAACAATGGCtctttgaatattaaaataagagATATTCAGGCCAATTCAGTTTTGGTATCCTGGAAAGCAAGTTCTAAAATTCTCAAATCTAGTGTTAAATGGACAGCCTTTGTCAACACTGAAAATTCTCATGCTGCGCAAAGTGCTCGAATACCATCTGATGTCAAGGTATATAATCTTACTCATCTGAACCCATCAACTGAGTATAAAATTTGTATTGATATTCCCACCATctatcagaaaaacagaaaaaaatgtgtaaatgtcACCACCAAAGGTTTGGACCCTGATCAAAAACAGTATGAAAAGAGTAATACTACAACACTTATGGCCTGTCTTGGAGGCCTTCTGGGGATTATTGGTGTGATATGTCTTATCAGCTGCCTCTCTCAAGAAATGAACTGTGATGGTGGACATAGCTATGTGAGGAATTACTTACAGAAACCAACTTTTGCATTAGGTGAGCTTTATCCTCCTCTGATAAATCTCTGggaagcaggaaaagaaaaaagtacatcaTTGAAAGTAAAAGCAACTGTTATAGGTTTACCAACAAATGTCGTAAAAACCACCAACTAA